CTGGCTGCTGCGCTGGCTCTACGTGCTGGGCGGGCTGCTGGGCTGCGTGTGCATCGCGACGGGCTTCCTGTTCTTCGTCGAGAAGCGCAAGCAGCAGCACGCGAAGGCCGGCGGCCAAGGCAGCCGCATCGTCGACGCGCTGGCGGTGACGACCGTCACCGGCATGCTGGTCGCGACGATGGCGATGCTGATCGCCAACCGGCTGCTGCCGGAGTCGCTCGCCGACAAGGGCGAGTGGGAACGCAACGTCTTCTGGAGCGCCTGGGCGCTGGCGATGGTGCATGCCTTCGTGCGCGGTGGCGCGGTGGCGCAGGCGCGCATGAATCCGGCCTGGCGCGAGCAATGCTGGGCGATCGCCGGGGGCGCGATCGCAGCCGTGGTCGCCAACGCGGTGACGACGGGAGATCACCTCGGAAGGACGCTCTCGACCGGCTACTGGCCGGTGGCGGGCGTGGACCTCAGCCTGATCGCGACGGCGGCGATCGCGCTCTTCGCAGCGACCAGGCTCGCGCATCGGGCCAAGCGTTCAAGTTCCGCGGAGAACACCTCGCCGTCCGCGCTCAAGACCGTGGGAGCCCGTCATGGCTGAGCCCGTTGTTCTGCTGGGCGCCGCCGCCGTGAACGCCGTGCTGGGCTTCGGCTGGCTGGCGTTGGCCATGGATACCCACTGGGAGCAGGTCCATGGCGAAGAGGCGCCGAAGGCGGCCACCGCGCGGAACCTGCGCGCTGCCGGCGCGCTGGCGCTGGTGCTCTCGCTCGGCCTGTGCCTGAAGGCGGACCACCCGTCGATGGCTGTGCTGGTATGGCTGATGTTGCTGGCAGGCGCGGCAGCGGCCATCGCGGCCACGCTGTCGTGGCGCCCGCGATGGCTGAAGGGGCTGTGGCCGCGTTAAGCGCCTGAAACTCAGCGCCTGAAACTCAGCGCCTGAATTCAGCGCCTGAAAGCGAAACGGCCGCGTGAGCGGCCGTGCAGGCTGAGGCCGCATCGCGCGGCCGGGTCGCCAATCAGTCTTGGCGGCGACGACGCGCCACGAAACCGACGGCAGCGATGCCGGCCAGCATCAGCGCGTAGGTCGCGGGTTCGGGGACGGCAGCCGCCGCGGCGACGTTGACCGTCGTCGAGAAGACCGCGCCGCCGAAGCCGGCACCGCTGAGCGTGCCGCTGGCGAGCAGCTGATACGTGCCGGCGGCCAGGTTGGCGAAATGGAAGCCCGTGGCGCTCGCGTCCAGGTCCGTCACGCCGTTCAGGCCCGCGAAGCTGAAGTTCACCGACTGCAGCGGCACGGTGAAGCCGTTGCCGAAGCTGATGGTGGTCGCCGCCAGCACCGAGCCGGTGACGTCCGAGGCCTGCGTCAGGGTGAAGGATCCGAGGACCACGTCCGAGAAGCTGCTGCCGCTCGGGGTCACGGTCGGCGAGACGAACACCGGATCCAGGGTCGCGGCGCCAGCGGCGCCCGCGATCAGCGCGGCGCCCAGCGCCAGCACGAGAGACTTAAATTTCATGGCTGCCCATCCCGTCAGTCGAGTTGATTTCGTGACGGAGTTTGCACTGCAGCATGAGTTCGTGTCCTGGACAAACCGGCGACTTTTGTTGCAGTGCGTCACAGGGACGTCACCATCGCAAGGGACAGGGGTCGGGTTTTGTCCCCTGCCCTGTCCCACCCATGCCCGCATCGGGCACGCCAGCCGCACGCCGCGCAGATCGACGTTTCCAGCGGAACGACCGACGTCGCGACGGTCACACAGGGCCTCCCGTTTTCACCCGGCTTCCTGAATGTTCTCGTCCCTTGGTTCGCTCGCCAATTCGCTTTCCGGTCCGTTCTCCAACATGGGCAGGCTGTTGTCATCCCATCCTTCCCGACAGGTCCGCGAACTGCCCGACGGCACCGACACCGTGCGGGTCGACTTGCCCGGCAACACGCAACTGCTGTTCGTCCGCGATGCCGCCGTCATGGCCACCCTGGCCGAGCGGCGGGGCCTTGACCGAGGCAACGGCGTCAATCTCCTCCGCTCGGTCTTCGGTACGGGAACGCTGTTCCTGATGCCCCATGACACCGCTCATCATCGTCGTGCCGGCGAGTTCAACCGGCTGTTCAGCCAACGGCAGACCGACGCTTCGACGCCCGACATCGCGGCTCGCGCCTGCCGGGCGGTGGAGACGGTCGGGGCGGCCGTCGCAGCGGCCCCGGAGACCCCCGTGGACATGCAGGACGTGATCCTGCGTTATCTTTTCGATGTCGGTGCCTGGGCCATCACGGGAGTCGATGTCGATCTCGGCGCCGAGGTGGCCGTGTTCAGGCGCGGCGTGGATGCGCTGCATCGGGAGGCGACGGCCATGCTCAAGACCGCGCTCGCCGCCAACGCGCCGTGGACGGCCGACTACATGGCCCGGGAGGCGCGCGACGCCGCCCGCGAATTCCAGGAGGCCGGCCGGCGGATGCTGATCGCCGGCGCCGAACGGCATGGGCTGGCGGACACCCTGGCCTTGCGCGCGCTCAAGCGATACGGGATCGACCCGGCCAGCGTGGACGCATCGACCCGCTTCCCGCCCGGAATCCTGGTCGAGGTGTCGATGAACCTCGCCGCCTCGCTCTTCACCACGGGCAATCTGATCGAACGCACGCTCGACCATTTCGAGCGGCACCCCGACGAGTTGCGCGCTTTGCGCCTGAGCATCCGGGAGGATTTTCCGGCGGGCGTCAGGGACCTTCCGCAACTGCGCAACTGCCCGACGTTGCGGGCGCTGCTCCCGGTCATGCTGGCCCAGAGCCCGGTGGGCATCGTCTCCCGCGACGTCGTCGAGCCGACGGAGTTCGTCGACGGTGACGGCATCCATCACCAGTTGCGTCAGGGGGACGCGGTGATCTTCGACGTCGAAGGGATGCAGGCGCGCCAGGCGCTCAAACTGGACCAGGCCTTGTCCGAGGAGGGGCGTCCCACGCTCGATGTCCTCAACCAGCGCCACGACGATGTCATGCAAGTCTTCTTCCACGGTCCGAACCAGTGCCCGGGACGTTTCCTCGCCGTGGCCGACTCCGCCCTGTTCCTGATCGAGATGCTGTCGTCGTTCGACCTCCATTCCCTCGACCGGCAGCGGCCGCTGGAACGCGGCATCGTCAACCGGCTGGGCGGCAGTCCGCTGATGCGGCTGAGCCCGGTCCGACCCGCGCGGGCGGAGGCCTCGCCGGTGCCAGCGACACCGACGAGGACTTTGCCGCCTTCCGTCGGGCGCGCGATCAGCCCGCCGTGACGCGCATCGGCTTGGTCATCACGTCGCAGGCCTTGCCCTTCTTCGCGCGCTTGCCGGCGTAGGCCGCGAGCGCCGCGTTGCGCAGCGGCTCCTCCTTGGCCTTGCCGCCGCGGACCGTGCCGCTGACCATCAGCACACTCGTGAACGCGGCGATGCTGACCAGCGCGTCCTTCGCGTCCAGGTCGATCAGCGTCAGGCCGCGACCGCCCTTGGGCTGGTGCTTGAGCTCCTCGATTGCGAAGGTCAGCAGTCGGCCGGTCATCGTCAGGCAGGCGACCTGCACGGCGGCCGCGTCTCCCTTGGCAGCGGCGGCCGGCACGACCGACGGCGGCAGCGGACGTTCCTCGCCTTCCAGGCTCAGGAAGCTCTTGCCCGCCTTCTGGCGGCCCACCAGGTCGCCGACCTCGGCCACGAGACCGAAGCCGCCGGTGCCGGCCAGCAGCAGCTTCTGCGTCGCCGCGGCGGCGTAGTAGTGCGCGATCTGGGTGCCCGACTCCAGCTCGATCAGCGTGGTGATCGGCTGCCCGTCGCCGCGCCCGCCCGGCAGCGCCGAGACCGGCACCGAGTACGCCCGGCCGTTGGTGCCCAGCACCACCAGCGGATCGACGCTGCGGCACGGGAACACGCCGTACAGCGAGTCGCCCGACTTGAACGCCAGCGCCGCCGGATCCACCTCGTGGCCCTTGAGCGCGCGCACCCAGCCCTTCAGGCTGACGACCACCGTCACCGGCTCGTCGACGATGCGCACCTCGGCGACCGCGCGCTTGTCTTCCTTGATCTCGGTGCGACGGTCGTCGCCGTACTGCTTGGCGTCGGCTTCGATCTCCTTGACCACCGTGCGGCGCAGCACCGACGGGTTGGACAGGATCTCCTCGAGCTTGCCGGCTTCCTCGCGCAAGGTCTTCAGTTCCTGCTCGATCTTGATGAACTCCAGCCGCGCCAGCTGACGCAGCCGGATCTCGAGGATGTCCTCGGCCTGGCGCTCGCTGAGCTTGAAGCGCTCGATCAGCGCGGGCTTCGGTTCATCCGAATGGCGGATGAGCGCGATGACCTCGTCGATGTGCAGCAGGATCTCGTGGCGGCCTTCCAGGATGTGGATGCGGTCGCTGACCTTGTCCAGGCGATGCTGCGTCCGCCGCGTCACCGTGTTCAGGCGGAAGCCCACCCACTCAGTCAGGATCTTGCGCAGCGTCTTCTGCGTCGGGCGGCCGTCGTCGCCGACCATGGTCATGTTCAGCGGCGCCGTCGTCTCCAGGCTCGTCTGCGCCAGCAGCGTGTTGATGAAGTCCTGCTGGTCGACGGTGCGGCTCTTGGGCTCGAAGACCAGGCGCACCGGCGCGTCCTTGTTGGACTCGTCGCGGGCCTTGTCCAGCACCGCCAGCATCGCGCCCTTGAGCTGCAGCTGCTCCGGCGTCACCGTCTTCTTGCCGGTCTTGACCTTGGGGTTGGTGAGTTCCTCGATCTCCTCGAGCACCTTGGCCGTGCTGACGCCCTGCGGCAGTTCGGTCACGACCAGTTGCCACTGGCCGCGGGCGAGGTCCTCGATCTTCCAGCGCGCGCGCACCTTCAGGCTGCCGCGACCGGTGCTGTAGGCCGCGCGGATCTCGTCCGCGGAGCTGATCAACTGGCCGCCGCCCGGATAGTCGGGACCCTTGATCGCGCTGAAGAGTTCGTCGTCGCTCGCGTCGGGGCGCTTGAGCAGCAGCACCGCCGCCTCGGCGACCTCGCGCAGGTTGTGGCTGGGGATCTCGGTCGCCATGCCGACCGCGATGCCGGAGGCGCCGTTCAGCAGCACGAAGGGCAGCCGCGCCGGCAGCTCGCGCGGCTCGCTCTCGGAGCCGTCGTAGTTGGGCTGGAAGTCGACCGTGCCCTGGTCCAGTTCGTCCAGCAGCAGGCGCGAGTAGGCCGACAGCCGCGCTTCCGTGTAGCGCATCGCGGCGGCGTTGTCGCCGTCGCGGCTACCGAAGTTGCCCTGGCCGTCGACCAGCGGGTAACGCTGGCTGAAGTCCTGCGCCATGCGCACCATCGCGTCGTACGCGGCCTGGTCGCCGTGCGGGTGGTATTTGCCGAGCACCTCGCCGACCACGCGCGCGCTCTTGACCGCCTTGGCGCCGGTCGTGCCGGTGAAGCCCAGGCCGAGCCGCTCCATCGTGAACAGGATGCGGCGCTGCACCGGCTTCTGGCCGTCGCTGTAGGACGGCA
This genomic stretch from Mitsuaria sp. 7 harbors:
- a CDS encoding DUF3325 domain-containing protein, whose translation is MAEPVVLLGAAAVNAVLGFGWLALAMDTHWEQVHGEEAPKAATARNLRAAGALALVLSLGLCLKADHPSMAVLVWLMLLAGAAAAIAATLSWRPRWLKGLWPR
- a CDS encoding FxDxF family PEP-CTERM protein: MRAWVGQGRGQNPTPVPCDGDVPVTHCNKSRRFVQDTNSCCSANSVTKSTRLTGWAAMKFKSLVLALGAALIAGAAGAATLDPVFVSPTVTPSGSSFSDVVLGSFTLTQASDVTGSVLAATTISFGNGFTVPLQSVNFSFAGLNGVTDLDASATGFHFANLAAGTYQLLASGTLSGAGFGGAVFSTTVNVAAAAAVPEPATYALMLAGIAAVGFVARRRRQD
- the parC gene encoding DNA topoisomerase IV subunit A, encoding MREMTQETFDFENPNGAGAGGPGGQSPSGDALTLAQYAQQAYLEYALSVVKGRALPSYSDGQKPVQRRILFTMERLGLGFTGTTGAKAVKSARVVGEVLGKYHPHGDQAAYDAMVRMAQDFSQRYPLVDGQGNFGSRDGDNAAAMRYTEARLSAYSRLLLDELDQGTVDFQPNYDGSESEPRELPARLPFVLLNGASGIAVGMATEIPSHNLREVAEAAVLLLKRPDASDDELFSAIKGPDYPGGGQLISSADEIRAAYSTGRGSLKVRARWKIEDLARGQWQLVVTELPQGVSTAKVLEEIEELTNPKVKTGKKTVTPEQLQLKGAMLAVLDKARDESNKDAPVRLVFEPKSRTVDQQDFINTLLAQTSLETTAPLNMTMVGDDGRPTQKTLRKILTEWVGFRLNTVTRRTQHRLDKVSDRIHILEGRHEILLHIDEVIALIRHSDEPKPALIERFKLSERQAEDILEIRLRQLARLEFIKIEQELKTLREEAGKLEEILSNPSVLRRTVVKEIEADAKQYGDDRRTEIKEDKRAVAEVRIVDEPVTVVVSLKGWVRALKGHEVDPAALAFKSGDSLYGVFPCRSVDPLVVLGTNGRAYSVPVSALPGGRGDGQPITTLIELESGTQIAHYYAAAATQKLLLAGTGGFGLVAEVGDLVGRQKAGKSFLSLEGEERPLPPSVVPAAAAKGDAAAVQVACLTMTGRLLTFAIEELKHQPKGGRGLTLIDLDAKDALVSIAAFTSVLMVSGTVRGGKAKEEPLRNAALAAYAGKRAKKGKACDVMTKPMRVTAG